One stretch of candidate division KSB1 bacterium DNA includes these proteins:
- the tdh gene encoding L-threonine 3-dehydrogenase, whose product MAEKMKAVVKTKPGPGAEYIEVDIPTCGPDEVLVKVGATSICGTDLHIYEWNQWAAGRIKTPQIMGHELAGEVVEVGERVKWVKVGDKVSAETHIPCGHCYQCRTGRMAICRNMKIFGVDRDGVFAEYAVVPEVDVVKNDPGVPYEYASVQEPLGNAVDTILAEDVAGKTVAVMGAGPVGLFGVAVARASGASAIYVTDINEYRLGLAKALGATKTFNPRTTDVVGEIIEATDGNGVDVAVEMSGSPDALRQALKVTTPGGRVSILGLYNGHVTLDINDDVVFKALRIYGVTGRTMFQTWYKSAGFIKSGLIDLKTIITHTFPLADFEKGMKLMAAGNCGKVVLVP is encoded by the coding sequence ATGGCGGAGAAGATGAAAGCGGTAGTGAAGACAAAACCTGGTCCTGGTGCAGAATACATAGAGGTGGACATCCCCACGTGTGGCCCGGATGAGGTTCTGGTGAAGGTGGGCGCCACCTCTATTTGTGGGACCGACCTGCACATTTACGAATGGAACCAATGGGCCGCCGGGCGCATCAAGACGCCGCAAATCATGGGGCACGAGCTGGCAGGGGAGGTAGTGGAAGTCGGCGAGCGGGTCAAGTGGGTGAAAGTGGGAGACAAGGTCTCCGCCGAAACTCACATCCCTTGCGGTCACTGCTATCAGTGCCGCACCGGGCGTATGGCCATCTGCCGCAACATGAAGATCTTCGGTGTGGACCGCGACGGTGTGTTCGCCGAATACGCTGTCGTGCCGGAGGTGGACGTGGTCAAGAACGACCCTGGGGTGCCCTACGAGTATGCTTCGGTGCAGGAACCTTTGGGCAACGCAGTGGACACGATCCTGGCTGAGGACGTTGCTGGAAAAACAGTGGCGGTCATGGGTGCAGGGCCGGTGGGGCTGTTTGGCGTTGCGGTGGCCCGCGCCTCCGGTGCCTCAGCCATTTATGTGACTGACATCAATGAGTACCGATTGGGGCTCGCCAAAGCACTCGGAGCGACTAAGACGTTTAATCCTCGGACCACCGACGTAGTGGGGGAGATCATTGAAGCGACAGATGGAAACGGGGTAGACGTAGCGGTGGAGATGTCGGGAAGCCCCGATGCCCTGCGCCAGGCCCTCAAAGTCACCACCCCTGGAGGGCGGGTTTCCATCCTCGGCTTGTACAACGGGCATGTAACCCTAGACATTAACGACGACGTCGTGTTCAAGGCGCTGCGCATCTACGGCGTCACCGGGAGGACGATGTTCCAGACGTGGTACAAGAGTGCCGGCTTCATCAAAAGCGGGTTGATCGACCTGAAGACCATCATCACTCATACGTTTCCTTTGGCGGATTTCGAAAAGGGGATGAAGCTCATGGCCGCAGGGAACTGTGGCAAGGTCGTGCTTGTGCCGTAG
- a CDS encoding acyl carrier protein: MEDVKKVVIDYIKKEYVEDDETEITESTPLVSGGIVDSFSMVSLKAFLEKKFGVQIPDAKVSPETFDTVNSIAALVKELRG, translated from the coding sequence ATGGAAGACGTGAAGAAGGTCGTCATCGACTACATCAAGAAGGAATACGTGGAGGACGATGAAACAGAAATTACCGAGTCAACGCCCCTGGTTTCAGGGGGCATTGTGGACTCGTTTTCGATGGTGTCGCTGAAGGCTTTTCTGGAGAAGAAGTTCGGCGTCCAGATACCGGATGCCAAGGTTTCGCCCGAGACCTTCGACACGGTGAACAGCATTGCCGCGCTGGTGAAGGAGTTGCGGGGGTGA
- the kbl gene encoding glycine C-acetyltransferase: protein MYEQLRSVLHERLAEVRQAGLYKEERLIETPQGPSIRVRPGKEVLNFCANNYLGLSSHPKVIEAAHRALNERGYGMSSVRFICGTQDIHRELEERLSDFLGTEDTILYSSCFDANGGLFEALLGPEDAVISDALNHASIIDGIRLCKAERYRYQHNDMAALEEALVNAKNARVKMIATDGVFSMDGAIANLPAICDLAERYNAVVMVDDSHATGFLGPHGRGTPEYHGVQGRVDVITSTLGKALGGASGGFTSGRKEIIEWLRQHSRPYLFSNTLSPVVVGTSLAVLELLSEVDELRAKLWRNTAYFRREIAGLGFEVKPGDHPIVPIMLSRFPNDAQLAQMMARDLLDEGIYVVGFSYPVVPKGQARIRVQISAAHEQEHLDRALSAFAKVGRKHGVIG, encoded by the coding sequence ATGTACGAACAACTGCGTTCTGTGCTCCACGAGCGTTTAGCCGAAGTAAGGCAGGCCGGGCTTTACAAAGAGGAGCGGTTGATAGAAACTCCCCAGGGGCCGTCAATCCGCGTGCGGCCGGGGAAGGAAGTGCTGAATTTTTGCGCTAACAACTACTTGGGCTTGTCCAGTCACCCCAAGGTGATTGAGGCGGCGCATCGCGCGCTGAACGAGCGCGGCTACGGGATGTCGTCGGTGCGCTTTATCTGCGGCACCCAGGACATTCACCGCGAGCTGGAAGAGCGGCTCAGCGATTTTCTTGGAACTGAAGACACCATTCTTTACTCTTCCTGTTTCGATGCGAACGGGGGATTGTTTGAGGCCCTGCTTGGCCCTGAGGACGCGGTGATTTCCGATGCTCTGAACCACGCCTCGATCATCGATGGTATTCGCTTGTGCAAAGCGGAGCGCTATCGTTACCAGCACAATGACATGGCGGCGTTGGAGGAGGCGCTGGTCAACGCCAAGAATGCACGCGTCAAGATGATAGCCACCGACGGGGTTTTTAGCATGGATGGGGCAATCGCTAACCTGCCGGCCATTTGCGATTTGGCCGAACGGTACAACGCCGTGGTGATGGTAGACGATTCACATGCCACTGGCTTCCTGGGACCGCATGGACGAGGCACGCCCGAGTACCATGGCGTGCAAGGGCGGGTGGATGTGATCACCAGCACGCTGGGCAAGGCGTTGGGGGGCGCATCGGGCGGCTTTACTTCTGGGCGGAAGGAAATCATCGAGTGGTTGCGGCAGCACTCGCGTCCCTACCTCTTTTCTAACACGTTGTCGCCAGTGGTAGTGGGTACCTCGCTGGCGGTGCTCGAGCTCCTTTCTGAGGTGGATGAGCTGCGCGCCAAGCTGTGGCGTAACACCGCCTACTTCCGCCGTGAAATTGCCGGCCTCGGCTTCGAGGTGAAGCCCGGAGACCATCCCATTGTGCCCATCATGCTCAGTCGCTTCCCTAACGACGCTCAGCTGGCGCAGATGATGGCCCGCGACTTGTTGGACGAGGGGATCTACGTGGTCGGCTTTAGCTATCCCGTGGTGCCGAAGGGGCAGGCGCGCATCCGGGTGCAGATTTCGGCAGCACATGAACAGGAACACCTCGACCGAGCATTGAGCGCTTTTGCCAAGGTTGGGCGCAAGCACGGGGTCATCGGCTAA
- a CDS encoding phospholipase D-like domain-containing protein, with product MGRTKGQARWIVGLCAVFVLAPCARLFGQVVPIIELHRNDQLGMPKAPYTEGTQVTVTGIATVGTGTYGSNLEIFVQDPTGGVCVFGHSDPTRINLGDSITVTGVIKSYYGLVEVYGYPSNPLRITLHGSGYPVPEPLVLTCAQVANSFLPDGSEPYEGRLIRVNSVTYTQTGTYGGLLRDATGTCDLFIDKDTGIPHPSGVFDVVGILKQYDQTSPFTSGYEVSPRYREDIISRSGPQIVWGPMEADIDPDAVTIVWDTDTPATSLVRFGRTTGYELGSVGDSTLVLHHAVRLSGLSPATFYHSRILSTNAVGTTQGEDLLFSTASPPECSGEIVVYFTKSINPAYATGTVAHGEVDVAQRLADRINAARYSIDFCFYNLTHTLVSQALVAAKARGVSVRVITERDNLSNQIADLVAAGIPVIDDTFGSNDGTGYMHNKFAVFDYRNTTSAADDWVWTGSYNASYAGVSNNAENVLVIQDQALAACYTVEFNEMWGSENETPDPATARFGARKEENTPHRFAIGGRLVEQYMSPSDRTTGKIIRALNTAQTSIYFCIYSFTRYDVASAMRDKWYYVPGFKLKGVFDSAEARDASSQFGNMAGTGSSPWSPKADVWIDLEAGLLHHKYAIVDVYAVESDPLVVTGSHNWTTSAETINDENTLIIHDADIANQFLQEFAQRYRAAGGRDDLRTQVEPTLTSERVPREQGYALSSFYPNPFSQSTHVTVSIPRQVSAAGRSGETHVAVYDVRGREIAVLHRGPLPAGEHSFHWDGVDGAGRRVGPGVYFCVLEAEGARVVQKVSLLR from the coding sequence GTGGGGCGCACGAAAGGGCAGGCGCGATGGATTGTGGGCTTGTGTGCCGTGTTTGTGCTAGCACCGTGTGCACGGCTGTTCGGCCAGGTCGTTCCCATCATTGAGCTCCACCGCAATGACCAGCTTGGAATGCCCAAGGCTCCGTACACGGAGGGCACCCAGGTTACCGTGACGGGAATTGCTACCGTGGGGACGGGTACTTACGGGAGCAATCTTGAGATTTTTGTGCAGGACCCCACAGGGGGGGTGTGCGTATTTGGTCACAGCGACCCCACGCGCATCAACCTCGGCGACAGCATCACCGTGACCGGGGTGATAAAGTCCTACTACGGGTTGGTGGAGGTGTACGGATACCCCAGCAATCCACTGCGGATAACCCTACATGGCTCCGGTTATCCTGTGCCAGAGCCGCTGGTGCTCACCTGCGCGCAAGTTGCTAATTCCTTTTTGCCAGATGGGAGCGAACCTTACGAGGGGCGACTGATTCGTGTCAACAGCGTGACCTACACCCAAACCGGCACGTATGGAGGGCTGTTGCGCGATGCCACTGGCACGTGTGACCTCTTCATTGATAAGGACACCGGCATACCGCATCCCAGTGGGGTCTTTGACGTCGTGGGAATACTGAAACAGTACGACCAAACCTCTCCTTTTACCTCCGGGTACGAGGTTTCTCCTCGCTACCGTGAGGACATCATCAGCCGTAGCGGGCCGCAAATTGTGTGGGGGCCCATGGAGGCGGACATCGACCCAGATGCAGTCACAATCGTGTGGGACACAGACACACCGGCCACGAGCCTGGTGAGGTTTGGCAGGACCACCGGATACGAGCTGGGCAGCGTGGGTGATAGTACGCTGGTGCTGCACCATGCGGTTAGGCTTAGCGGCCTCTCACCAGCGACCTTCTACCACAGCCGCATCCTATCCACGAATGCGGTGGGCACCACGCAGGGTGAGGACCTGCTTTTCAGCACAGCGTCGCCACCAGAGTGCTCGGGGGAGATCGTAGTCTACTTCACGAAGAGCATCAACCCGGCTTACGCCACAGGGACGGTCGCGCACGGCGAGGTGGATGTGGCGCAAAGGCTCGCAGACCGAATCAACGCGGCACGTTACTCCATCGATTTCTGTTTCTACAATCTCACCCATACTCTTGTCTCGCAGGCTCTGGTGGCCGCCAAGGCTCGGGGGGTGAGTGTGAGGGTGATCACCGAACGGGACAATCTGAGCAACCAGATAGCCGACCTGGTGGCAGCGGGCATTCCGGTCATCGATGACACCTTTGGCAGCAACGATGGCACAGGTTACATGCACAACAAGTTCGCCGTGTTCGATTACCGGAATACTACAAGCGCGGCGGACGATTGGGTGTGGACCGGATCATACAATGCCAGTTACGCCGGTGTGAGCAACAATGCAGAGAACGTGCTAGTCATTCAAGATCAAGCCCTGGCCGCATGCTATACTGTGGAGTTCAATGAGATGTGGGGCAGCGAAAACGAGACTCCGGACCCAGCCACAGCACGTTTTGGCGCCCGCAAGGAAGAGAATACACCTCACCGCTTCGCCATCGGTGGCAGGCTCGTAGAACAGTACATGAGCCCCTCCGACCGGACGACCGGCAAGATCATTCGTGCGTTGAACACCGCGCAGACCTCGATCTACTTCTGCATCTACTCCTTTACGCGGTATGACGTGGCCTCGGCGATGAGGGACAAGTGGTACTACGTGCCTGGCTTCAAGCTGAAGGGGGTGTTCGACAGCGCCGAGGCCCGCGATGCCTCTTCCCAATTCGGGAACATGGCAGGAACGGGCTCCTCGCCTTGGTCTCCGAAGGCCGACGTGTGGATCGACCTGGAGGCGGGTCTTTTGCATCACAAGTACGCCATAGTGGACGTTTACGCGGTGGAGAGCGACCCCCTCGTGGTCACCGGTTCGCACAACTGGACCACTAGTGCCGAGACCATAAACGACGAGAATACCCTCATCATCCATGATGCGGATATTGCCAACCAATTCCTTCAAGAGTTTGCGCAGCGTTACCGCGCGGCTGGTGGCCGCGACGATCTACGCACCCAGGTAGAACCAACTCTTACCTCAGAGCGCGTGCCGCGCGAGCAAGGATACGCGCTGTCTTCCTTCTACCCCAATCCTTTCAGTCAGAGTACACATGTGACGGTGAGCATTCCTAGGCAGGTAAGTGCAGCCGGACGTTCGGGCGAAACTCATGTCGCTGTCTACGATGTGCGGGGAAGAGAGATCGCCGTGCTTCATCGAGGGCCTCTTCCGGCTGGAGAGCACTCCTTCCATTGGGACGGCGTCGACGGTGCAGGGCGCAGGGTGGGCCCGGGGGTCTACTTTTGCGTGCTGGAAGCTGAGGGCGCCCGCGTGGTGCAAAAGGTGAGCCTTTTGCGGTGA
- the kbl gene encoding glycine C-acetyltransferase, with protein MAYGRAREYYRQELAKIREAGLYKEERYICSPQAAEIAVEYPRGAPRREVINLCANNYLGLSSHPAILEAAREGLEERGYGMSSVRFICGTQDIHRQLEEKLTQFLGTEDTILFASCLDANAAIFEALLGREDAVIADKLVHASIVDGIRLCSAQQFVYKHMNMEHLEEKLQESQSCRFRLIVTDGVFSMDGDVAPLDKICDLADKYDAMVMVDDSHATGFMGKNGRGTHEHCGVVGRIDIITTTLGKALGGASGGCASGRKELVEMLRQRGRPYLFSNTVPPVIVSAGLKVLDLLSQTTERRDKLERNTLYFRTRMKEVGFDIRDGVHPIVPIMLYNAKLAQDMARDLYDEGIYVVGFSFPVVPQGQARIRVQISADHEREHLDRAIEAFVKVGKKYDILGKGKKEIIDMYGM; from the coding sequence GTGGCATACGGAAGGGCAAGGGAGTATTACCGGCAGGAGCTGGCGAAGATCCGCGAAGCTGGACTTTACAAGGAGGAGCGGTACATCTGTTCGCCCCAGGCGGCCGAGATTGCGGTAGAATACCCGCGCGGCGCGCCGCGGCGTGAGGTTATCAACCTCTGCGCCAACAACTACTTGGGGCTATCGAGCCACCCGGCCATACTTGAAGCAGCGAGGGAAGGGCTGGAGGAGCGCGGCTACGGCATGTCCTCAGTTCGCTTTATTTGCGGCACCCAGGACATCCACCGCCAGCTTGAGGAGAAGCTCACCCAGTTCCTCGGCACCGAAGACACCATCCTGTTTGCGTCCTGTCTGGACGCCAACGCCGCGATTTTCGAGGCCCTCCTGGGCCGAGAGGACGCAGTCATTGCCGACAAGTTGGTCCACGCCTCCATCGTCGACGGAATCCGCCTGTGCAGCGCCCAGCAGTTCGTGTACAAGCACATGAACATGGAGCACCTTGAGGAGAAGCTGCAGGAGTCCCAGTCGTGTCGTTTTCGCTTGATTGTCACCGACGGCGTTTTTTCCATGGACGGTGACGTCGCTCCACTCGACAAGATTTGCGACCTTGCCGACAAATACGACGCCATGGTCATGGTGGATGACTCGCACGCCACGGGCTTCATGGGCAAGAACGGGCGGGGGACGCACGAGCACTGCGGTGTGGTAGGGCGGATTGACATCATCACCACCACGCTGGGCAAGGCGTTGGGAGGGGCCTCGGGCGGGTGTGCCAGTGGTCGTAAGGAGCTGGTGGAAATGCTCCGCCAGCGAGGCCGGCCGTACCTCTTTTCTAACACCGTGCCGCCGGTGATCGTGTCGGCGGGACTTAAGGTCCTGGACCTCCTGTCCCAGACGACGGAGCGAAGGGACAAGTTGGAAAGGAACACCCTCTACTTCCGCACGCGCATGAAGGAAGTGGGTTTTGACATCCGTGACGGTGTACATCCCATCGTGCCCATCATGTTGTACAATGCAAAACTCGCGCAGGACATGGCGCGGGATCTGTACGACGAAGGGATCTACGTGGTTGGCTTCTCTTTCCCGGTGGTGCCCCAGGGTCAGGCGCGCATTCGCGTGCAGATTTCCGCCGACCACGAACGCGAGCATTTGGACCGCGCGATCGAAGCCTTCGTCAAGGTGGGGAAGAAGTACGACATTCTGGGCAAGGGCAAGAAAGAGATTATCGACATGTATGGCATGTGA
- the acpS gene encoding holo-ACP synthase: MVLGVGVDIIEIERVAEEIQRHGERFLKRVYAPEEVAYCEEKSYRAQHYAVRFAAKEATFKALGTGWQDGLSWQDVVLRNDAHGKPALALGGRARELAEQKGVARAHVSVSHCRTYAAAVVVLESE, encoded by the coding sequence ATGGTCCTGGGCGTGGGTGTTGACATCATCGAGATTGAGCGCGTGGCGGAAGAGATACAGCGCCATGGGGAACGTTTCTTGAAACGGGTGTATGCGCCGGAGGAAGTCGCCTACTGCGAAGAAAAGAGCTACCGGGCCCAACACTATGCGGTGAGGTTCGCCGCGAAGGAGGCGACGTTCAAGGCGCTCGGCACCGGATGGCAGGACGGGCTGTCGTGGCAGGATGTAGTCTTGCGCAATGACGCGCATGGTAAACCGGCTCTCGCTCTCGGCGGGAGGGCAAGAGAGCTGGCTGAGCAAAAAGGAGTGGCCCGAGCTCATGTGTCGGTCTCGCATTGCCGGACGTATGCTGCTGCGGTGGTAGTCTTGGAGTCGGAATGA
- a CDS encoding C25 family cysteine peptidase — protein MRRRLLVVATLCVVAGAVYPEEFPWVVRFSLADMHLEPAVGFTRVTMDGCELTEVVGEPQVPVRIVRLALPPGARVTGIETDGSAAHPIAFGVKVIPAQPPEPYSLSRTVGFVPPKAEVYEREEPYPRAVVELLGQGQCAGLTIAELAVYPIAFAPARGEVLLREEVLLRVRYDRAFPRGSVDAGLLSMVEALVENKSELRLFAAEGLNKGGSAPAECHEYVIITPAAFKEAFQPLAEWKRQKGLGAVIVTTEEIYRTYPAKDNAVRVREFLKAARQAWNLRWVLLGGDVDAVPYRTAYAMDCLQGEKANAIPCDLYFSDLDRTWDENGSRIYGEVADSVDLYPDVFVGRAPVNNVAQVETFVRKVLTYEQAPPRDYLTRALFAADVLWENPYTDSGLGKDLIDELYVPARFSITKLYRSRGNESVQSVVAALNQGMNLVNHDGHAFTTVMGVGNGYLQLADMDRLANGPRYSVLYSIGCYPANFEEDCIAEHFVRNPRGGGVVFIGNSRYGWGSPGNPKYGYSDRFDQQFYRFLMQENVVHVGQTLAMAKAYYVPFSRQENVYRWCQYEITLLGDPEMPIWTDEPRELAVECPPSVAPGEQLFTVRVLDGGVPVSRASVCVICGQEVYERGTTDASGICALSVAPASGADSLVVTVTAHNYLPRIVKVPLQSLTPHVVFAAWRPLDPGRTPDALEPASEVALQITLRNHGATTAEQVRAVLRCESALATILDSTAVYGNIGPDCSATPVSPDESFVLKVAAQAGYGDVVAFSLTATDRWGQSWRSMFSVPVAAPYLCVARVTASDERTGDGDGLLEPGETVDLAVTLANQGSRPAIAVVLETVTEEEGIAVLTPRVEVGTIGSSDSGTVEIAVGIHHDVPEPYFPRLTMVLAEQGGKAFSASTTLIVGATGFFDDMEQPVAGYVHGGAHDLWHVTTRRAHSGCSSWYCGEEASGLYLPSTYTALITPQFRVPPDAKLSFWAWYDVAVYSQGGYRGDGLYVQVRRGQDWVTLDFIGTGGALDSTLMGNDWLPYSYDISFLRPGAVSAVRLLFESDPAEEHEGVYIDDIAVAPGNLTTLVAEPMGAVCSEDFEVTNGYPNPGNPWVEVVCKMPRPERVVVRIYDLEGRQVRTLLNGELEAGAHRVRWQGDDEQGRAVPSGLYFCVMTTTMSRAVRKLTVVR, from the coding sequence GTGAGGAGGAGGTTACTTGTGGTCGCGACCTTGTGCGTGGTGGCGGGTGCTGTTTACCCAGAGGAATTCCCATGGGTGGTGCGGTTTTCTCTCGCGGACATGCATCTGGAGCCAGCGGTGGGCTTTACGCGCGTGACCATGGATGGGTGCGAACTGACGGAGGTGGTGGGCGAGCCGCAGGTTCCGGTGAGAATTGTGCGCTTGGCCTTACCACCAGGCGCGCGGGTCACGGGTATCGAAACGGATGGATCGGCAGCGCATCCCATTGCCTTTGGGGTGAAAGTGATACCCGCTCAGCCACCCGAGCCATATTCCCTGTCGCGCACCGTCGGGTTTGTACCTCCCAAGGCAGAGGTGTATGAGCGGGAGGAGCCATACCCTAGGGCTGTGGTCGAGCTCCTCGGGCAGGGTCAATGTGCCGGGCTGACTATTGCAGAGCTGGCCGTTTATCCCATAGCTTTCGCACCTGCACGGGGCGAGGTGCTCCTTCGCGAAGAGGTGCTCCTGCGCGTGCGGTACGACCGCGCGTTTCCGCGTGGCAGCGTAGACGCGGGACTTCTGTCTATGGTCGAGGCTTTGGTGGAGAACAAAAGCGAGCTGCGCCTCTTCGCCGCCGAAGGGTTGAACAAAGGAGGAAGTGCACCCGCTGAATGCCATGAGTACGTGATCATCACTCCGGCGGCCTTCAAAGAGGCCTTTCAGCCGCTGGCAGAGTGGAAACGGCAAAAGGGACTGGGGGCGGTCATCGTCACCACTGAGGAAATCTACCGGACCTATCCCGCAAAAGACAATGCCGTGAGGGTGCGTGAATTCTTGAAAGCGGCCCGGCAGGCGTGGAACCTCCGCTGGGTGCTCCTCGGCGGAGACGTCGATGCCGTCCCTTACCGCACCGCCTACGCCATGGATTGTCTACAAGGCGAAAAGGCCAACGCCATCCCGTGTGACCTCTACTTTTCTGACCTTGATCGCACCTGGGATGAGAACGGCTCGCGGATCTATGGTGAAGTTGCTGACAGCGTGGACCTGTATCCCGACGTGTTCGTGGGGCGAGCCCCTGTTAACAACGTGGCCCAGGTGGAAACCTTCGTGCGCAAGGTGCTCACGTACGAGCAAGCGCCGCCGCGCGACTATCTGACACGTGCCCTCTTTGCTGCGGACGTTTTGTGGGAAAATCCCTACACAGACTCTGGCCTTGGCAAAGACTTGATCGACGAGCTTTACGTGCCGGCGCGGTTTTCCATAACCAAGCTTTACCGTTCGCGCGGCAACGAGAGCGTTCAGTCAGTGGTTGCTGCCCTGAATCAAGGAATGAACTTGGTCAACCACGACGGGCATGCATTCACCACCGTGATGGGTGTGGGCAACGGTTACCTCCAATTGGCCGACATGGATAGGCTTGCGAACGGTCCACGCTATTCGGTGCTCTACTCCATCGGCTGTTATCCGGCCAACTTTGAAGAGGACTGCATTGCGGAGCACTTTGTCCGCAACCCGCGCGGCGGGGGCGTCGTCTTTATCGGCAATTCGCGGTACGGGTGGGGGTCGCCGGGCAATCCAAAGTATGGTTATTCAGACCGGTTTGACCAGCAATTCTATCGGTTTCTAATGCAGGAAAACGTGGTCCACGTAGGTCAAACCTTGGCTATGGCAAAAGCCTACTACGTGCCCTTTTCCCGTCAGGAAAACGTGTACCGCTGGTGTCAGTATGAGATTACCTTGCTCGGGGACCCCGAGATGCCCATTTGGACCGATGAGCCGCGGGAGCTCGCCGTCGAATGTCCGCCTTCTGTCGCTCCGGGCGAACAACTCTTCACGGTGCGCGTGCTTGATGGCGGGGTACCGGTGAGTCGTGCCTCGGTGTGCGTCATCTGTGGGCAGGAGGTGTACGAACGGGGCACTACAGATGCATCAGGGATATGTGCTCTCTCCGTCGCGCCCGCCTCTGGTGCCGACTCGCTCGTTGTGACCGTTACTGCCCACAACTACCTGCCGCGCATAGTGAAGGTGCCGCTGCAGTCTTTGACGCCTCATGTCGTTTTCGCGGCATGGCGCCCGCTTGATCCGGGGAGAACGCCGGATGCCCTTGAGCCTGCATCGGAAGTAGCGCTTCAGATTACGTTGCGCAATCACGGGGCCACCACCGCTGAGCAGGTACGAGCAGTACTTAGATGCGAAAGCGCCCTTGCCACCATTCTCGATAGCACTGCGGTCTATGGGAATATCGGGCCGGATTGCTCGGCCACTCCGGTGTCACCCGACGAATCTTTCGTTTTGAAGGTCGCCGCCCAGGCCGGGTACGGCGATGTTGTGGCTTTCTCGCTCACGGCCACCGATCGTTGGGGGCAGTCGTGGCGGAGTATGTTCAGTGTGCCGGTAGCCGCCCCTTACCTTTGCGTGGCGCGGGTGACTGCTTCGGATGAACGCACAGGAGACGGCGACGGGCTCTTGGAGCCAGGGGAGACGGTGGACCTTGCGGTGACCCTTGCAAACCAAGGTTCCAGACCGGCAATTGCAGTAGTGCTGGAGACAGTGACCGAGGAAGAGGGAATAGCGGTCCTCACCCCGCGCGTTGAGGTCGGGACCATCGGGTCCAGCGATAGCGGTACGGTGGAGATCGCGGTCGGCATCCACCATGATGTGCCGGAGCCGTATTTTCCCAGACTCACCATGGTTTTGGCTGAACAGGGGGGCAAAGCTTTCTCCGCCTCCACTACTCTCATCGTCGGCGCCACAGGGTTTTTCGACGATATGGAACAGCCGGTTGCCGGCTACGTCCATGGAGGTGCGCATGATTTGTGGCATGTCACCACCCGGCGTGCGCATTCCGGGTGCAGTTCCTGGTACTGTGGGGAGGAGGCCTCTGGCCTCTATCTCCCAAGTACCTACACAGCGCTCATCACACCACAGTTTCGGGTGCCGCCGGACGCAAAGCTGAGCTTCTGGGCCTGGTACGATGTGGCGGTGTATTCGCAGGGAGGGTACCGGGGTGATGGCCTCTATGTGCAGGTGCGCCGGGGCCAGGACTGGGTCACACTGGATTTTATCGGCACGGGCGGGGCGCTGGACTCCACCCTCATGGGGAATGACTGGTTGCCATATTCCTATGACATCTCTTTTCTCCGACCTGGCGCTGTGAGTGCCGTACGTTTGCTCTTTGAGAGCGACCCGGCTGAGGAACACGAGGGCGTGTATATCGATGATATTGCTGTGGCACCAGGAAATCTCACGACGCTTGTGGCGGAACCGATGGGTGCGGTTTGTTCCGAGGACTTTGAGGTAACAAATGGCTATCCTAACCCTGGTAATCCATGGGTAGAGGTGGTATGCAAAATGCCTCGTCCGGAGAGGGTGGTGGTGCGCATCTATGACCTGGAGGGGCGGCAGGTGCGAACTCTCCTTAATGGCGAGCTGGAGGCAGGGGCGCACAGGGTGCGGTGGCAAGGTGACGACGAACAGGGGCGTGCGGTTCCCAGTGGCCTTTACTTTTGCGTCATGACCACGACTATGAGTCGGGCGGTCCGCAAGTTGACGGTGGTGCGCTAA